The DNA segment GGCCCCTGACCGGGCACCGAGGACTGGGGCTTCGCGGCGGACGAGGTGCCCGCGCCGCCCGCCGACTGCGACCCGTCACCGCTCCGCGCGTTGTGGGACGTACGGGGTGCGGCGGCCGACGAGGGGTGCGATGCGGCATCGGGCCCGCCCTGGCAGGCGGTGAGCGCGAGCGCCGCGACGGCGATCAGCGATCCCGCGGCGACACGACGGCCGCGGCCGCGTGTCTTGATGATGAGCGACATAAGTGTCCCCCTCGTCGGGTAGGTGCGAGCTCTCGTCGTGGGGTGGGTACGGTCCGGTGCTCCAGCCAGCGTGGCCCGGGGCGCTGCCGGTCCGCTAACGAGGCACTAACACACCGCTAACGAGCCGGAGTGCTCGGCACGCCGGTGACCCCGGCTATCGGTGTGACCAGCCGGTATTCGGGGCGTGTCGCTCAGAATCGCAGAATATTCCCGAGTTGCGGACACGCCACCGCCATGTTCGGCCGTTCCGCCGACCGAGAACACCGCCCCCGGGGGCGCAGGGGCCCCGCCGGGCCCGTGCGGCGACTCCGGGCCCGGGCGGCACCCGCGGGCCGGGCGGTTTCTCCCGGGGCCGGTGGTTTCCCCGGTCCCGCTGTGCCTGCCTGCCTCCGGGCCCGTTACGCCCTGTCGCTGACGCGTCGCGATCCCCGCTCGCCCGGTTGACGGCCGACAGCACCGCCCGCGCCGAGGCCGCCAGGAGGGAGGTGTCCTGACCGGCGCCCCGGTACGCGTCGCCGCCGAGCAGGCACCGCGCATGGGCGAGAGCGCCACCGTCGGGTCCCTGGCCGACCGGATGCCCGGCGCGGGCGAGGACGGCGACGGGATACCCGGCGGCGGCCATCGCGTCGCCGGAGGCGGCGAGCGGGTCGCCGCCGGTGCCTTCGTAGCGCCCCCGCAGTCGGCGGAGCGGGTACGGGGCAGGGCGAGTCCTTCACAAACCGGAGGGAGACCGGCAGCACCGCACCCCGCGGCGGGCGCCGGTCGCGTCAGGCCCCGCCGCGGCAGCCGAGAAGGAGACCACGCAGCGTCATGCCGGGTGCCGTGACCACGGTTCAACTCCTCAGTGCGTGGCCGCGCACGGGCGGCCGCCGATTACCGTCGGGCCCCCGGCATTGGACAGGATGGGCGGCATGACCGAGATCCGCACCCCCCGCCTCATCCTCCGCCGCTGGACCGACGACGACCTCGCCCCCATGGCGGACATCAACGCGGACCCGGTGGTCATGCGCTGGATCGGCGACGGTTCCGTCCTGAGCCTGGAGCAGACCGCCGAAGAGATCGAACGGTGGGAGGAGGAGTGGGACGACGAGGGCTTCGGCCTCTTCGCCGTCGAGTTGCTCGCCTCGGGCGAACTGGCCGGATGCGTGGGTCTGTCCGTACCCGGTTTCCTTCCGGACGCGGCGGACGAGGTGGCGATCAGCTGGCGCTTCGGACGGCAGTACTGGGGCCAGGGCTATGCCTCCGAAGCCGCCCAGGCCGTGCTGGAGTTCGCCCTCCAGGACCGCGGCCTGGACCGTGTCATCGCCGTCAACCGGCTCGGCCACGAGGCCTCGGCCAACGTCCTGCGCAAGCTCGGTATGGCCGTCGAGCGGGAGGCGACACATCCGGAGTACGGGCATGCGCTGACGGTGCACAGCATTGATCTCACGGAGTACCAGGGCTGAGCGGGGCTCAGGGCTCGGCCGCGGTCCGAGAAATCCGACGGGAGCCTCCCCTGCTCCTCGGTCGTCAGGCGTGCGGACGCGGCGGCGTCTCGAACGCCGCCCCTCCCCCACCACCCGCGAGCCCTCCGGAGAGGGAGAGGGGGCGGAGGCCGGGGGACAGGCCGGGGACGCGGCAAGGCGCGCGTACCGCGCGTCCGGGTCAGCCGGTGACCGCCGACGGCTGGGCGAGGTCCAGGTCGAGGGTCTCGTGGGCGCCGTCGGCGAGGGATATGCCGACGGCGTGCGGTGGGTGGCCGGCCGCGGTGAGGGTGTAGTGGGACGCGCTCAGGCCGGAGAAGGCGAAGGCGCCGTCGGGGCCGGTGACGGTGTGCCCGGCGACCGTGCCGTCCTCGACGAGGGTCACGGCGGCCTCGGCGAGCGGCCGTCCGTGCGGTCCCCGTACCGTTCCGCAGACGGTGGTGGCCGGCCGCAGACGGGTCTCCTGGCGTTCCGGCTCGCCGCCGGAGAGGTGCAGGGCGCGGGCCTGCGGCTGATGGCCGGGGGCGCTGAGCACCAGGGTGTACGGGCCGGGCGGCAGCAGGGCGACGTCCCAGCTTCCGTCGGCGGCGGAGGCCGTACGGGCCACCACGTCGCCGGCGGCATCGGTGAGGACGATGCTGCCGCCGGCCAGTGGCGCGCCTTCCGGGCCGCCGAGCAGCACGCCGCCCAGGCGGCCGGTGCCGGCGAGCAGCAGATCGACCCGGACCGACGTGCCCCCGCCGCGGTAGAGGGCGGAGGCGGCATACGGGGTGTGGCCGGGCGCGGCGCCCGTCAGGACATAGGTGCCCGCCGCGGGGGCGGCCAGCGCGTAGCGTCCGTCGGCGGCGGCCGTGGTGATGCCGGCCTGGCGCCCCTGCCGGTCGATCAGGGTGATGCTCGCTCCCGGGACGGGAAGGCCGGCGGCGTCCAGGACACGGCCCGCGAACCCGGGGCGGACAGCGGCCGGTGGGGCCACTTCCGCCCCGATGGGGGCGGACGCTCCGGTCGGGGCGGACGCTCCATGGGTGGCCGGCGGGGTCCCGGACGGCGCCGGCTTCACGAGGCCGGACGCCCCGTCGCCGGAGTCGACCGCACCACCGGTGCCGGCGCCGGCCGCTTCCCCGGCAGCGTCGTCCGTGCTCTGCGCGACCAGGGTCGGCCGGGACACCTGGCGCGCCGAGGGGAGGAAGGAGGCCAGGACGACACCGACGACGACGGCGGCCGTGGCGATCAGGAAGGAGACCCGGAACCCGGCCATCGTCGGCACCGTGGCCGCTCCCATCCGCTGGGACATATGGGCCAGCACCATGCCGATCACGGCGCTGGACACCGAGGTGCCGATCGAGCGCATCAGGGTGTTCAGACCATTGGCCGCACCGGTCTCGGAGGGGTCGACGGCGCCGATGATCAGCGCGGGCAGCGAGGAGTACGCCAGGCCGATACCGGCGCCGAGGACCACCGCGATGATGACGGTCTGCCAGGGGGCCGTCATCAGCCCCATGCCCGCGCCGTAGCCGATCGCGATGACCAGCATGCCCAGCAGCAGCGAGACCTTGGGGCCGCGCCGGGCGGCGATCCGCGCGTACAGCGGGGCGACGAGCATCATCGTCAGGCCCAGCGGCGCCATGCACAGGCCGGCCACCACCATGGACTGGCCGAGGCCGTAGCCGGTCGACTCGGGCAGCTGCAACAACTGCGGGAGCACCAGGGAGACCGCGTAGAAGGCCACCCCGACGGTGATCGAGGCGAGGTTGGTCAGCAGGACCTCGCGGCGGGCGGTGGTCCGCAGATCGACCAGGGGGTCGGCGATGCGCAGCTCCATCACGCCCCACAGCACCAGGATCAGGGCCGCGATACCGAACAGGCCGAGGGTGGTGGGCGAGCCCCAACCCCAGTCGCTGCCCTTGGTGATGGGCAGCAGCAGGGCCACCAGCCCGGCCGACAGCCCGAGGGCGCCCGCCACATCGAAGCGGCCCCGGGCCCGCACGGTGCTCTCCGGGACGGTCAGGAAGGTGAGCAGCATCGACAGCACGCCGAGGCCGGCGGCGCCGAAGAACAGGGTGTGCCAGTCGGCGTGTTGGGCGACCAGGGCCGCGACCGGCAGCGCGAGTCCGCCGCCCACACCTATCGACGAACTCATCAGGCCCATGGCCGAGCCGAGCCGTTCGCACGGCAGCTCGTCGCGCATGATGCCGATGCCGAGCGGAATGGCGCCCATGGCGAAGCCCTGCAGCGCCCGACCCGCGATCATGGTGAGCAGGTCGCTGGTGAACCCGCAGATCAGCGAGCCGACGACCATGACGGCGAGGCTGGTCAGCAGCATCCGCCGCTTGCCGTAGAGGTCACCGAGGCGCCCCATGATGGGCGTCGAGACGGCACCCGCGAGGAGCGTGGCCGTCAGCACCCATGTGGCATTGCTGGGGGCCGTGTCGAGCAGCACCGGAAGGTCCTTGATGACCGGCACCAGCAGGGTCTGCATGACGGCGACGACGATGCCGGAGAAGGCGAGGACCGGGACGATGCCGCCGCGGGTTCTGCGGTGCCCTCCCGCGGCGCGGTCGGGCACGGGGGGCTCGGCAGCGGTGTCCGCCGCCCTTCCGGGGAGTTGGTCCGTCGTCGTCCGGGTCATGCGAGCGGCCTCCAGGGCGGCAGAGGTGAGCGTCGGGGGGAGTGGGGGTGAGCGGGTGGGGGGAGTGGAGGGGTGAGCGGGTGTGGGGAGCGGCGGAGCAGGGGTGGGCGGCAGCGTTCGAGGGCTGGGGCGCCTTCCCCGGGCGTCGGCACGATCAGGCCATGGATACGTGCATGCCGAACGTGATTGCGCGGCGGTCTATTCCGCGGCACGGGCCGCGCTCGCCCCGGGAGGTCGTGATCTCCCTCACTCCACCCCGCTCCTGACTCCCCTTCGCCCCGTTCATCGGGCCTCCCCCGGCCTCGTCCTCGGCGCGCGGACTCCGCTGAACCCGCCGAGTCCCAGTGAACCTCACCCCACTGACAGTGCCGTCCGGCAGAGACCTCCGACCGCCGCCGCCCGGCCGCTCGCCGCCGCTCCCCACGCACCCGCCCGGCTACGACGAGAGGCACCGCGGGAGCCCCCTCGACGCCTCTGACCTGCACCATTTATTCACGACACGTGCACAGACAAGGAACCGACACCGCATGCGCGGTATGTTTTCGCCTCCCGCCCCCGGCTGCCGGTCCACAGCACCGGACCACCTCGGACCACCCGGCCCGAGGCATCGCGGTCAGCTCGCCGCAGCATCCATTCCGGCGGTCGCCGACGTCTTCCCCTGCATCGCGGCGTCGAGTTGTGCACCGCGCTCAGAATCCAGATTGAGCTTGGCGAGAATGGCCGGAACCGCGATGCTCGGGAAGGTGTGCTCGAAGAAGACGGTCAGCCGGCGGCTGAGATCGGCCCTATTGGTGAAGGCCTGGGACATCATCTGCAGCCCGGCGAAGGCGCCGACGAACAGTTCCGCGGTCTCCCGGACGACGATGCTCTCCATCACTTCGCCGCGGGCCTTGGCCTCGTTCAGCAGTCCCTCGACGAACACGCTCCACGAGAGCATCGACTGTTTGCGGTCGAGGTGGTTGGAGCCCTGTTCGACCGCCAGTCGCGCCGCCCCGCGCTGGATCGGGTCGCTGCGCAGCCGGTACGCCAGCACCTGACCCGAGTCGACGAACTCCTGCAGCTTGATCGGCTGCGGCTCGACGGCGATATCGATCACCTGCTCCTCGAGCACCGCGAGCGCCAACTGCTCCTTGGAGGCGAAGTGGAAGTACAAGGCGCCCTTTGTCACGCCGGCGCGCTCCAGGACTTCGGCGATCGTCGCGCGGTCGTAGCCCTGCTCGTCGAAAACCGACGCGGCCGCCTCCAGAATCACTCGCCGGGTCCGAATAGCGCGGTCCTGTTGTGCCACAGGACGCCTCCTGTCTCTCGTGCTTTCCATGTTCGCATCAGTTAGCTACCGCTCAATTCCCCCCTGGGCCAGCTACTTGCTGCAATTCGACGCCCGGCATTGAAAATAAAACCGGATGGTACGTATCTTAACAGCGTTGTACCTCACCCCGTAGAGACGCCTGGGGGCACTCATGAGCGACACGATGCACGTCAGCGGCACGGTTCCACCCAGGTCTCCACAGCAGCTGCGGCTCAACCGGAACCAGATCGGCCCGCCGCGACCCCGCCTCGGCCCCTCCGTGCGGCGGGAGTTCGTGCACCGTCCCCTCATCGACGACATTCTGGTCACGTCATGGCGGCGCCGGGACGCGACGCATTTCTCGCTGACCGCCCAGTGGCCGCACGATCACGGGTACTTCACCCCCAACCGAGGGCGTCACCCTCTCATTCTCACCGGCGAGACCATCCGCCAGGCCGGGTTGCTGATCTCCCACGCGGAGCTCGGCGTACCGCTCGGCCACCACTTCATCCTCGGGGACCTCGTCTACACCACGCACCCCGAACACCTCACGGTGGAGAGCGGGCCCACCCTGCTGACGATCGACGTCACCTGCAGCAGGCTGCGGATGCGGGCCGGAGCGATGGCCGGCGGCCGCTTCGACATGACCATCCGCAAGGCGGGGCGGATCGTGGCGACGGGCCACTCCGACGTCACGGTCGCCTCGCCCGCCGTCTACCGCCGGATCCGCGGCGACCGGCTGACCGCGCGGCGCGCCCTCGGCCCGCTCCCCACCCCCGTCCCGCCCCAGAAGACCGGCAGCGTGAATGACAGTGATGTCCTGCTCTCCCCCACCCCCCGGCCCGACAGCTGGCTGCTGCGCATCGCGCCCGGCCATGCCGCGGTGGTGAACCCGGCGAACGACCATGTCCCCGGCATGGTGCTGCTCGACGCCGCGCAGCAGGCCGCCCGCGCCCTGACCTCGCCCGGGAGCTTCGTGCCCTATGCCTTCGGTACCGACTTCCACCGCTACGCGGAACACGGCTCCCCGTGTGTGATCGAGGCCCGCCGCCTCCCCTCGGCGCTGCCCTCCACCACGACCGTCCAAGTCACCGGTTCGCAGAGCGGCCACCCGGTGTTCGTCTCCACGCTGACGGCACTGGGCGTCCGGAGCTGAGCACACCGCCCGTGAGACCCCCTCCTCTCCGGGCCCCCGCACTTCTCGGGTCACCGCACCGCGCCGTACGAGCCACCGCCGCTCACGGGCAGCGGCGGCTCGTGAGGCACACGGTCAGCCGGCCCCGGCTGCCGCACCACCATAGCAACGACAGCCCCGGGCAGCGCTACGCCTGCCGCACGGGCAAGGAAGGCCAAGAACGATCATGGGTGACCTCAATGGGAAGACCGCGCTGGTGACGGGATCCAGCCGGGGTATCGGCCGGGGCATCGCGCAGCGCCTCGCCGCGGACGGCGCGCTGGTCGCCGTCCACTACGGCAGCAATGACCTCGCCGCCAAGGAGACGGTCGAGAGCATCGCGAACGCGGGCGGGCAGGCGTTCATGGTGGGCGCCGAACTGGGCATCCCGGGCGACGCCGAGGCCCTGTTCACCGCGTTCGACAACGGACTGGCGGCGCACGGCGCGCAGCCCGGCCTCGACATCCTCGTCAACAACGCGGCGATCAGCCTTCCGGGCCATATCGACGAGGTGACGCCCGAGGACTTCGACCGCACCCTCGCGGTCAACACCAAGGCGCCGTTCTTCGTCATCCAGCACGGTCTGCGCCGGATGCGGGACGGCGGACGCATCATCAACATCTCGTCGGCGGTGACGAGTACGGCCTTCCCGTCGACCATCGCCTACGGCGTCTCCAAGGGCGCCGTGGACACCCTGACGCTCACGCTCGCCAAGGACGTCGGCGCCCGGGGCATCACGGTGAACACCCTCTCCCCCGGCTTCGTCGAGACCGACATGAACGCGGCGATGCGGGCGACACCCGAGGCGCAGGCCGCGCTGGCGGCCCTCTCCGTCTTCAACCGCCTCGGCCGCCCCTCCGACATCGCGGATGTCGCCGCGTTCCTGGCCTCGGACGCGTCCCGTTGGATCACCGGTCAGCGCTTCGACGTCACGGGCGGCTCGATGCTCTGACCCGTCGGCGCGCCCCTGGGCCGGGTGTGCCGCGGTGCCGTCAGGCGTCGTGGAAGACCAGGCCCAGGGAGTGCCGGTGGCCCGAGCGGACCGTGCTCACCCCGTGGCGTACGGCGCCGGCCGACCAGCCGCGGGCGGAGCGCACGGGGCGGTCGCGGGTGGTGAACACCAGGGCGTGGCCCTGGCGCAGGACGGTGGTGGTGCCCCGGGACTGGGCCCGCGGCCGCTGCTCGACGAGCAGGAATTCGCCACCGGTGTAGTCGGTGCCCGGCTCGTCCAGGCCGATGACGACCTGGAGGGGGAAGACCATCTCCCCGAAGAGGTCGCGGTGCAGCGCGTTCCAGTCGCCCGCTCCGTAACGCAGCAGGATCTGCGAGGACTTGGTCTGGCCGGCGTCGTGGCACATCGTGAGCCACTCCCCCAGGGTGTCCGGCCAGGGAGCCGGCCTGCCGAGCCGGGCCGCCCAGTCGCGGGCGATGCGCAGCAGGTGCGGGTAGAACGCCTCGCGCAGGGCCCGGACGGGTTCGGGCAGCGGGTCGGCGAAGTAGCGGTACTCGCCCGACCCGAAGCGGTGCCGTGCCATGTCGACGGTCGAGCGGAAGCGGGCGGGGTCGTCGTACAGCGCGGCCAGGGCGCGGCAGTCGGCCGGATCGAGCAGCCGTGGGGTCAACGCGCAGCCCAGGGCGTCGAGTTCCTCGGCCGACACCGTCCGGTCGGCGGCCGCCACCCGTTCGGCGGGCGCCCCGGGACGGGCCCGGCGCCGGGTGGTCGTGGTGGTCATGGCGTGCTCCAGGGGGAACGGGGGCGGGCGGGGCGGCTCACGGGGAGCGGGACGGGTTGTGCGGTGCGCTGCAGAGCGGCGCGATGCTGTCCGCATGCACTACGGCGGACTCAGCCGGCGTCCGGCGTGGCCCCCTCGATGCCGAGGAGCTGCCGCTTGCGCACGGGCCCGCCCGCGTAGCCCGACAGGGACCCGTCGGCGGCGATCACCCGGTGGCAGGGCCGGACGACGAGCAGCGGGTTCGCGCCGATCGCCGTTCCCACGGCCCGCACCGCCCCCCGCGCCGCGCCGATGCCGGCCGCGATGGCCCCGTAGGTGGTCGTGGTCCCGTACGGGACGGCCTCCAGGGCCTGCCATACGCGCCGCTGGAAGTCCGTGCCGCGGGTGTCGGCGAAGGCGAGGGTGAAGCGGGTCAGCTCCCCGTCGAAGTAGGCGCGCAGCTGACGGGCGATCTCGGCGAAGGCGTCCGGGGCGTACGTCCAGTCGTCCAGGACGGTCGCGCCGCCCTTCTGGCCGGGCACGCTCAGCGAGGCGAGCGCGGTGCCGCCCGGTGCGGCGGCTGATTCCTCGCCCACCAGCAGGAGTTCGCCCAGCGGGCTGTCGAGGGTGGTGTAGAGCGTCATGGTCCGGTGCTTTCCGTGGTGGAGGGACGGGGGTGCGCCGGTTCGTTGACCGGCACGTTCCAGAAGTGGTGCAGGGCGTACGAGCGCCAGGGGCGCCAGGCGTCGGACCGCGCGGTCAGGGCGTCCATGGGGACTCCGGCCCGGCGCATTCCGGCCAGTACGGCCGCATCGCCGGTCAGCAGCACATCGGGGTCCCCGAGCGCGCGCATCCGGATGTAGCCGGCGGTCCACGGGCCGATGCCGCGCAGGCCGAGCAGCGCCCGTTCGGCTGCGTCGCGGTCGGCTCCGGCGTCCAGCGTGACGGTGCCGTCGGCGAGCGCGGCGCCGAGGGTGCGCAGGGTCGTCCGCCGCGAGCCGGGCATGCCGATCTCCGCGAGCGGGACCGCCGCCAGATCGTCGGCGCGGGGGAAGAGGTGGGTGAGCGTTCCGGACGGCTCCGGCAGCGGTTCGCCGTACGCGGCGACCAGCGCGCCGCCGAGAACCCGCCCGGCCGCGACCGAGACCTGCCGGCCGAGCACGGCGCGGACCGCCAGCTCGTCCGGCGCGGCGGCCCCCGGGGACCGCAGTCCGGGATGGCGTTCCACCAGCCGGGCCAGGTCGGGGTCTTCGCCGAGCCGCTCGGCGACCGCGTACGGGTCCGCGTCCAGGTCGAAGAGGCGTCGCACCCGCTGCCCGGCGGTGGTG comes from the Streptomyces angustmyceticus genome and includes:
- a CDS encoding GNAT family N-acetyltransferase; protein product: MTEIRTPRLILRRWTDDDLAPMADINADPVVMRWIGDGSVLSLEQTAEEIERWEEEWDDEGFGLFAVELLASGELAGCVGLSVPGFLPDAADEVAISWRFGRQYWGQGYASEAAQAVLEFALQDRGLDRVIAVNRLGHEASANVLRKLGMAVEREATHPEYGHALTVHSIDLTEYQG
- a CDS encoding MFS transporter: MTRTTTDQLPGRAADTAAEPPVPDRAAGGHRRTRGGIVPVLAFSGIVVAVMQTLLVPVIKDLPVLLDTAPSNATWVLTATLLAGAVSTPIMGRLGDLYGKRRMLLTSLAVMVVGSLICGFTSDLLTMIAGRALQGFAMGAIPLGIGIMRDELPCERLGSAMGLMSSSIGVGGGLALPVAALVAQHADWHTLFFGAAGLGVLSMLLTFLTVPESTVRARGRFDVAGALGLSAGLVALLLPITKGSDWGWGSPTTLGLFGIAALILVLWGVMELRIADPLVDLRTTARREVLLTNLASITVGVAFYAVSLVLPQLLQLPESTGYGLGQSMVVAGLCMAPLGLTMMLVAPLYARIAARRGPKVSLLLGMLVIAIGYGAGMGLMTAPWQTVIIAVVLGAGIGLAYSSLPALIIGAVDPSETGAANGLNTLMRSIGTSVSSAVIGMVLAHMSQRMGAATVPTMAGFRVSFLIATAAVVVGVVLASFLPSARQVSRPTLVAQSTDDAAGEAAGAGTGGAVDSGDGASGLVKPAPSGTPPATHGASAPTGASAPIGAEVAPPAAVRPGFAGRVLDAAGLPVPGASITLIDRQGRQAGITTAAADGRYALAAPAAGTYVLTGAAPGHTPYAASALYRGGGTSVRVDLLLAGTGRLGGVLLGGPEGAPLAGGSIVLTDAAGDVVARTASAADGSWDVALLPPGPYTLVLSAPGHQPQARALHLSGGEPERQETRLRPATTVCGTVRGPHGRPLAEAAVTLVEDGTVAGHTVTGPDGAFAFSGLSASHYTLTAAGHPPHAVGISLADGAHETLDLDLAQPSAVTG
- a CDS encoding ScbR family autoregulator-binding transcription factor is translated as MAQQDRAIRTRRVILEAAASVFDEQGYDRATIAEVLERAGVTKGALYFHFASKEQLALAVLEEQVIDIAVEPQPIKLQEFVDSGQVLAYRLRSDPIQRGAARLAVEQGSNHLDRKQSMLSWSVFVEGLLNEAKARGEVMESIVVRETAELFVGAFAGLQMMSQAFTNRADLSRRLTVFFEHTFPSIAVPAILAKLNLDSERGAQLDAAMQGKTSATAGMDAAAS
- a CDS encoding ScbA/BarX family gamma-butyrolactone biosynthesis protein encodes the protein MSDTMHVSGTVPPRSPQQLRLNRNQIGPPRPRLGPSVRREFVHRPLIDDILVTSWRRRDATHFSLTAQWPHDHGYFTPNRGRHPLILTGETIRQAGLLISHAELGVPLGHHFILGDLVYTTHPEHLTVESGPTLLTIDVTCSRLRMRAGAMAGGRFDMTIRKAGRIVATGHSDVTVASPAVYRRIRGDRLTARRALGPLPTPVPPQKTGSVNDSDVLLSPTPRPDSWLLRIAPGHAAVVNPANDHVPGMVLLDAAQQAARALTSPGSFVPYAFGTDFHRYAEHGSPCVIEARRLPSALPSTTTVQVTGSQSGHPVFVSTLTALGVRS
- a CDS encoding SDR family oxidoreductase, whose translation is MGDLNGKTALVTGSSRGIGRGIAQRLAADGALVAVHYGSNDLAAKETVESIANAGGQAFMVGAELGIPGDAEALFTAFDNGLAAHGAQPGLDILVNNAAISLPGHIDEVTPEDFDRTLAVNTKAPFFVIQHGLRRMRDGGRIINISSAVTSTAFPSTIAYGVSKGAVDTLTLTLAKDVGARGITVNTLSPGFVETDMNAAMRATPEAQAALAALSVFNRLGRPSDIADVAAFLASDASRWITGQRFDVTGGSML
- a CDS encoding 2OG-Fe(II) oxygenase, yielding MTTTTTRRRARPGAPAERVAAADRTVSAEELDALGCALTPRLLDPADCRALAALYDDPARFRSTVDMARHRFGSGEYRYFADPLPEPVRALREAFYPHLLRIARDWAARLGRPAPWPDTLGEWLTMCHDAGQTKSSQILLRYGAGDWNALHRDLFGEMVFPLQVVIGLDEPGTDYTGGEFLLVEQRPRAQSRGTTTVLRQGHALVFTTRDRPVRSARGWSAGAVRHGVSTVRSGHRHSLGLVFHDA
- a CDS encoding methylated-DNA--[protein]-cysteine S-methyltransferase, which translates into the protein MTLYTTLDSPLGELLLVGEESAAAPGGTALASLSVPGQKGGATVLDDWTYAPDAFAEIARQLRAYFDGELTRFTLAFADTRGTDFQRRVWQALEAVPYGTTTTYGAIAAGIGAARGAVRAVGTAIGANPLLVVRPCHRVIAADGSLSGYAGGPVRKRQLLGIEGATPDAG